A window of Malania oleifera isolate guangnan ecotype guangnan chromosome 2, ASM2987363v1, whole genome shotgun sequence genomic DNA:
ATgcttaagggtgatttttacagtatatgtatatacatatttaattacgtgtatagagctattgatgatttgaaggaaaaatatatgtttatgtgcaCGTGatcatttttgtgcctaaatgataaTTTAAAGGAATTgtgtaaggaaaagtatatatgtatataattaaatattatagttatagttttgaagttaaaagtttaatttaacaattgcagtatatggttataaaattttcctgctatagttgatggtaaaagttttatgtaaaaatttttaaatttatgtttattttaaaagaaattttgaagttataatattaaatgttattttacgaaattataatattatgaaggCTCATTTGActacatactaataataatcttatttacttattgagcgttgtctcaccccaatcgttattttacatttcagataacctTGAAGAGCATATAAGAAATCAAGAGTAGCAAATGCATAGGTGGGGATTAGAAAGAGTTGTTAGAAATAATATTGATGTACTATTAAATGGTTACGTTTTAAATGTTTTCTTTTTAATGATATTGAAGCTATTGATGTAATGGGATCAATTAATACTCTggtagtaataaaaaataatttaactttaTACTTgtgctgaaaaatttatatttaggaacTCACTTGGGTTCGGGTCCAATACAAGCCCCTcactaagtataagagtcacacacaaatacaacataTTCTAACAACAAATTgctgaaaaaattgaaaaactgtTAACACAAACAGAAAACTTGCAGCATGaacaaataaaatttcataatttattttattactgtacagaaacaaaaattgaaaactaaaaacaaaatggTATCAGACAAGCTtttagctatataaacattttcgATTATTTTCTTATATGATGCTTTCTCATATATATGCCTTGATTCATTGTTATTCCCCTTAGCTTATGGGGCACACACTACGTATGTACTCCAtgactctatttttttttttttttaattataaattaaaaaaatgaacaaaaattaaagagtataagGATATCTTGGAATAGTTGGTGATAGTTTTAGGAGTATTTTGGAATGATTATGAGTAGTTATATAGATTTTGACGCAAGTAAAAAGATATTTTAGGAAGGTTGTGAGTAATTAAAGAGGTATTTTTGGGATAAATATTGCTTATTATAATATAAACtcaacattaaaaaaaatacgTTAAGTAGCTATAGGGATATATTTAATATAATCATAAGGGTATTTTGGCTAGTTTTGAAAAATTAAGGggtattttaggaaaattattgATAGTTATAGGGTTAAaatcaatattttcaaaaaaagacATTGGTGGGCGGATATTAGTGATTTGCAATTATAGATTCTCTCAAGAAAAAAACTAGATATCGATAGTTAAAAATTGTAGACATCAAATTATTCCCACTTTTACATGCATGTGGTCCCTTaaggttctaattttgaaaaacaacatttattttttatttttattctttttaaaaaaattataaaaataataatacttttttatttttacatcatttttatgaaataaatgaaaaacaataaatagttttggcactatttgcttataaaaataattttatttttatttttatttttaaataattaaaaaaatttcaccttatttttcatttttcaaatttatatagaaaaattggaaaacatcttcttttttttatttttctaaatttctaactcTTATTTTTTGTATCGGAGCATAGACTTGGAGTTTAATTTGTATAGattatatacataatattttctaaattcacacaaatcaaaattcaaaccaaaaatccataattttaaatattaccttataaatatttaaaatttagaaaacaagttattgtttttgattattttaaaatctagaaaAAAATGACGAATTATTTTTCACACATAAACaagctttttattttttacatttttaaaacgaatcttgaaaattgaaaaataaactaaaatttgaaTAAtcctttgaaaaactaaaaattaaaatatatatatattgtccaCAACCAAAGGGGCCCTTACATTCTCTAAGGCTCAATCCTTTTGTTTAGACCAAAAATTTTGCTtgcaaaatgaaaagagaaaattatatataaaaagaaGAACAGAAAATAAAACACATACCAAACCTCAAAGAGGtgtctaaaatttttaaaatctcggGAGAAGTTTCTCAACTTTTTGAGAGTAGAGGATATGTCAGCGTTTTTTTTGTTAAATCTTGAAAATTGATATTTTTAttctaaaataaattataataaatatttaaaacattatACACATATAAATTTAAGTACAAATATTCAAGTAGAGCTCTTTtcccaaaccctaaatatgaaCATGAAGTTTTATTTTTCCATGTTCTTAGTACAACTTGAACATGAACACTTTTGACTTTTCTGTATCATCCAATAATGTcacatcattttttaattttttttttaaaaaaaatacaagaagGGTACAAAAATTTCAAGCCCAAAGGGCAAGGATGGACATGGCGGTGGAGCCCAGGGTGAGGGCAAGATAAGCGGCCTTTTTCAGCCGTGGATCTGAGCTCATCATCTTGTTGTGGAAGAAATCAACGGCTATGAGATCAACCAGCGCCATGTATATCAGAATTCCGGAGGACACTGACCCCAACAGCCCTTCCAGTATCAACGCTTTCGGGTTGCTGTCGTCGTACCCCGTCACCGAGAAGAGTACCATCCCCATCACTATCCCCAACGGGGTCGTCGCTGAAAACAGGAAGCACATATACGCCGTCGTTCCGACGCTGAACCCTGCCTGTCATCGTTCCACCGTCACCGCCATCCCCCCAccaatacaataaataaataaaacgttacaactcattttcttttttacttgGGTTGTCTTGAAAACTAGACCCGTGCTGATTTGGAAAGGCCACTAAATCAATTTCCCAGATCAACATTTATCTCTATCATAACTTTCATCTTCGAAATATCTataaattatgtttatttttattttttaccttttaaattcttaaaattttgatttacaaaattaTCCTTCCCACCGGTTTGCATTGGGTCAACCGGTTCTCCATCAAATCACTGCATTTCCAATTTTCAGACATGTGTTGGATTCCAATCAAACCGGGATGGACTAACCGGTCCGGTTTGATTTTCAAAACCCTCGTTATAGCTACAtagagtaaaaaataaaaataaaaaaaaaaaaatattttagggttttctgtTTTCACTatcttctttaaaaaatatatatatattttcataatttagtTAATACTTTACAttggaaaataatattttaaatattaacaaatataaataaacaatCATGAATTAGTTATGAACtagttataaaatatttattttatatgaattaattttattatataattaatgtacataaaatattttagaaaataaaaataaatattaaattagcACTAAGGGTTAAAAAAAAGATAGGaacaaaatccaaaaatcctagaCACGTCacaaatttttcttaaatttttatcAAAAGTTTCACAATTTTTTAAGATGAGGTGGCGCAATTTCGTGACAAAATCAACACATGTCAATTTGCAGCTTAATGAATTGCCACTTGATAAATTACGCTACTAAAAAACGATGTGATGCTCCTCAATTTCTATGAAACATGTGATTTAGTCGAGCTTAGGCCACCAATTTTATCCTCAAATTCTTTTTtcttaaattattattaaataataataaaaatattataattatttgtcATCATTCTTTAATATTACATCATCCAAAATCTTAATCTataattcataatttttattaagTACAGTAATGTCCTAACAtagacaaaaataaataaataaatattttatctgttttttttttttttttttgcatttaagGCGTGATTATGTAATATTTATTTGGATTAATTGATTTTACAACTTTACTAGCTTATTTATATTGAAGCAAATCTTTTAATGATTTAAACTATAATTTCTGTTCACAACCTTACATACttcaatttcaaatttcaaatttcaaaaattaaatacaaatcatttttattttatgagGCTAGCATTAGAAACAACATAATATATTTGTGGAATTAATGAATCAAAAAcacttaattttataaaataaatcagcAATTCAACAAGATGCATCTCCATGGatgagttgaagaatgaagaatgAAGAATGGTACCTGAGCAATGCAGCCGCCAAGGCCCATGCCCTCGAAGATCTGGTGGAAGGCCAGCGCCGCCACCAGCGGCCGGATTGTGCACTTGTTCTGGCTCATCCCCATCGTAACTCCGATGATGACCGAGTGAAATATGATTCCAATTTCCAGCACCTGTGACACCAACCTCTGCTTTACCTTCTCTGCCTCTTCCTCCGCCGTCGCCGCTGCCGCCACTTCTTCCTCCCCAGTTCCCcctccgccgccgccgccgccgccgcagCAAACCCCCGATTCCAGCCCCAACTCCACCAATTTCTTCCCGATTCGGGCCGCTTCCTCGCCGGTCCCTACGGGGGCGTACTGGGCGGCGGCGGCGGCGCCACCGTGGGCGTGGGAGGTGGCGGCGACGTCGACGAGGAGTGCGAGGAGGGCGCCGACGAGGGTGACGAGGCCGGCGAAGGGGAAGTCCTTCCAGGGGTGGTGGGAGGCCACCTGGCAGTCGGCGAGGGCGGCGAAGGCGTCGGGGAGGACGTGGACGAGGGAGGTGGACAGGATGACCCCCGCCGCGAAGCACTTGATCACCAATACGGCCTTGTCGTAGACGGGTTTGCCGTGGAAGACACGCGCCAGCATCACCGGCGACGAGATCCCGACCACGCTCGTCGTGAAAATGACGCCGATCGATATTAGCTTCAGGTGCGTCGCCGCCCGGCCGTCCCTGCACGCCAGGGCTCGTGCCGTGTCGGTGGCGCACCCCATCGCCGCCATGGGTAGACGCTTTCTCGAGCTTTCACTTTttagagagagagcgagagcgagcGAGGGAGAGTTCCCCGAGGACTTTCTGACTTTCTGTCCGTAAGCACCTTCGCTTCTTCCACCGCAACTTctatgagagaaagagagaggaagacTTGTTGGGCTGGGCTTGGGCCCGGTATTAAAGGAAATGGGCCCAGTGGTGGCCCACATGCATAGTAGGTACCACGTACACGACTGCCACACTTTgagtgtgtgatgtgtgtgaattccaattgagatatttttaaaaaaataataataatttggttAACATAATGGTGCGAAAGTTTTGCAATTGGAAGCTTGGAGTTTGggccttttatatatatatatatgattgttgGGAGGGCTAAATTATAGAGgtaaataatttaattaagtttggaataacaaattaaaattcaaaagtatttagacATGTAAATAATTTAACAAAATTGACAACAACGAATATTATcagttaaaatttatttattttgtattgttCATTATCATACGAAATGGGCGATTCACTTACTCTGTTTAAAAGTTAGAAAATAATatgaaaaggaaaggaaaattttaaggaatctgtattttcatgttttgttatcGAGGacagtgaaaaaaataaaaataaaaaatattaaatccatgaacaaaatttgattttacataaTATTAACAATTGAATATTCTTAATTTGTAATCATATAAGAGtaaactttcatttttagtagcatttaatatagaagaaaactataatgaaaaataaattttttctttacttgtttttttttttttaagtaaaattttttatccaaatgGACAATTAAAGTTTATAGGTAAGTAAAAAGTTTTACATAGTAAGTATTTGAATTAATGATGAGTGGTCTAATGTAGGGGGGAGTGAGACTTAGGAGATATATATGAGAAGCAAATTAAGTAAATAACTAACTTTCCACACTTAATGTCAGATGAGCAATGCAATGATCGATCATGTGACTGAGGCAAGCCTTTAAAGGATTAGTCAAGTTAATCACATGCTAAACGCATAGCAAAGAGAATCTCGTCAAGGAAGTTAGGTCGATCGGATTGTGTAATCATGGGTATAAGGAGTCATCTTCATGAATGTTTGATATGCAGCATGAGTGCCATGACCAAGTTATTGTCCATTGTGCATGAATATTGTTCCTCACACAGTGTTGGTCTTGAGGTCTCCCTCATTTTTTGCATAGATAGAGCTCTCTCTTTTTCATGATTCTAAGGACTCATTATTTCTTACACACGCTTAACTCAAAATCCTCTACAAATCGACTTGAGTATGGAAGAAAGTCTCCAGAGTCTCTAAAGTCATTTATCTTTAGGAGTATTCACATAATTGCTTACCCCAATCGACTTGACCATAACTACCCGTAATGAATAGTTTTATAAGTGTTTAGGCTAGATGTGAGTTGGAATTTGGAACTCAATATAAACGGAACATGTAGGTGGAGTGATGGGTTGATGTGCAAACAATTTGACTCAATCCAATTTGAATATaattgtgaaaaaaaattaaagagatgaAAACAATATATGGCTCCTCCTTTGAAGTTAACGTTGCTCGAAACTCCCTTCAACataaatttttgttttgaaaattgattCTATTGCTTCTCTATTCAAAAGTAAAATTTCACTAAGTCAATTCGGTTAGAAATTTGAGTCTAATCTAAATTATCAGtcctaagttttttttttttttgacaaatatgAAGATCTTTTTTACAACAGAAAAGTTTGAACTCTTAGAAAAATTTTCATTAAGAATATATATAACACAACTTTTTATAAGAATTTCATAAACGCAAATATTGTCGAATCACgtaacttattttattttaatattttttatttattttatttttcttgtgtaTGCACAATATCGTGTTGGTAAGTTATGAttgtaataatttataatttattaacAAGGTTAGTggtttaaaatataatataattagataatataaataatgaaattttaagattatttttttttacaaaaatttaatttaaattaatgttTTTGATATTGCTTTGTGTGGCTACACGTGCCTAGCACATGCATGCACGCAAACTCTTGCAATTCCCATGAGGGCCTTAATTGGAACGCGCGCAACCTCAAAAGCTGCATTTTAGCTCTCATTCTTTTTAATTGTGCTATTAAGTAtgatataaaaattaattaaatatttttacttgGTAGCAATTCTTCTTAGCACATACATTAATGAAGGTTATCACCTGTGTGAGAATCTTCAAAATACTTCAAAAAAATAGAGGAGATTATTTGTTAATAAATAATGGCCTGTTTTGCAATGTCATATATAtgttcaattaaaaaaaaaaaaaactagtaaaAAGCCCCCACTATGCGGTGggataaattaaatttttattataatattttaaattattaatgctcGTCGGTAAAAGCaaataagaaagataagaatATTAACTTATTATAAACATGTAAGGATACATTGATATAGAGATAGTATTATATGCGATAATttgaataattataaatattttattacaaTTCAATGGATGATAATTTTTTATGTCACAAAACATTAGGTCTGATAATAACAATATTTGAACAAATAAatctatttaattaatttataatcatGGTAAACCAATGATCATTATGTTTTTATTAGatcaataaatacaaaaaaagaaaaaagaaaagagcaAGAACACTATGCCAAAAAGATAAACATAGAGGAAAGTAGGAAAGATTTAAATTGTATAATCCACGAGACGCGGGGATTAAAAAGACAATTCTGGAGGATGCTCATCGCTCTCTCTGTACAGTTCATcctggaagtacgaaaatgtatagaaatctgcgagaatccttctggtggaataatatgaaaagggagattattAGATTCGTAGaatagtgtctgacatgtcagcagataAAAGCAGAGTactagaggccagcgggaccacttcaaccacttaaTAATCataagtggaagtgggagtatatctcgatggactttgtataaCGGTTGCATTTGGCGGTGCAGGGATAGAATGCTATTGGGTTATTGCGGATCGGCTGACGAAGATTGCGTATTTTGTTCTAATCAGAGTCAGTGTAAcgaccaaaaataataataataataataataataataataataataataataataataataataataattaattaaaaaaagattaataatgaattaattattattaagaaaattaattaaattaaaaacatttgaggattttgtgtgtgtgtgtgtgtgtgtgtatatatatatatatatatatatatatatatatatataaaagtatatatataagtatatataaaagtttaaagtgtggataaagaaaagaaagaaaaaaaacttaAAGATTAAGTTTCCTGCGGGAACAAAGTaagaagaggaaagaagaagaaaaaaattcttcTCACGCACAGAAcaggaaggaaagggaaagaaaaaaaaagaaaaaaaaaatttctctcacCTCACGCTCTCCACTCTTCTCCTCTCTACGATTTCACGGTGGATTCTCGTccaattaaaaattcaaaaataccactAAACTCTATtttccgccaccgacatatctaccgaagtgaaTTTGTCATATGAGTAACAtgggcatatctcttggggtaagccaaattttcatttttgtcttaattttcctaaattttaagtcaaatagGCGATCGAATACCACAACAAGAAtttaggaatgattctctacaaatctagcatagcgaatttctcgtggggtcgttgtggaAATAgctccaaaactaggataaatgggttatttagaaattaattgttatttaattattgtaaattaggaaatgttaaaataatattttattggggttcatttgattgaatcagggctcaggtgagcgctgcgggtataattttgggaatcCTGTAagcgtggttcaggaaatcaggtaagggggaataaaattatatcagtattttattaaggtgaaacAGTTATTTACAAGCATATGAAATTtgttatttatctatatgattttcagactAGCCTTattactggaaaaatgatgatttttgtttgagatttatatttgggataattgcatatgatattaaattcgtgtgacataggaacaattttcctaataaattgaatataaattactgtggtatttgagtttgcatgtggggatgtttggaatgattatgacatgatgaataaattgttatgttCGACTCttatgtggaaatgtattgatctgttgggatactgtatgggaaatgaattgatctgtttgATTCTTATGtgaaaatgcattgatgcgtctgtgtgaattaattggtgtggttattcgtatgcatctcaatataacgttggcatgaggaggttcttatattgcctagatataaatcatgacatgacgttggcaggtcgaggagctcatcatattgtcatttatatggggtaggacattggcaggtcgaggagcttgtcctACTGATGTAcgatgggtaggtcatggggattggatactagtgaatagtggtgtctatgtgggccacgtgtcgcggaagctggagtggtgcctatgtgggccacgttatatcctgcgTGGATAATagcacctgtgtgggccatgttatgtaccctgtgtgggtagtggtgcctgtgtgaaccatgttatatcctgtgtggataatggtgtctgtgtgggccatgttatataccctgtgtgggtagtggtgcctgtgtggctcatatgtagataagaagtacgtaggtgcctgtgtgggccacgtactgacatgtacgtagttgctctgtgtgggtcacgtactgaggacattggaagatgaagtatgagatgcatgattcctgtgtggatgtgttgtgcgcatgtgaatttaattatagcataaaaataatggtatagcatattgtgaatgcatgtgtgtgcatgcgacGGGGTAAACATACCactgggggcttgctgagaaaagcgagtgctctactaggtagttttttggtatcagtgcaaagggatgctacttgtgtgggcaggtagacatcccgatcctcggaaaccttcgcctttaaaataataaagatgtgtgtactggcagcgaggtaatacttcacctgagggcttactaagtaaggtgagtgttccggtaggtagtttttagtaccatagcagagggaaactacttgtatgggcgggtaatcttccctatccttgaggactttcgcctgcataaaaattatgtacttgtgcatattggatgtgtgtatgatattagatgttgaggatgttattaatggtacattttctcagttgttattgatatgatgtgagaaacagtttattttgatatgtaaatattaaaactcatttgtcacacactgttataatttattccacccttattgagaagtgtctcaccttagtggattaacaacttttcaggttcttctaaagatcgggtttgaaggcctaggctgggattgtatttggtgattttttttttttggatattgtcagatactagtatatatatacagatatatttgtaatggatatgttttaaatgctggttgtggatatggatatttggatgttgtagtgttcatttttgggttgttatatagaactctggtatttatttgaggttatttatttatgttccgctgtgtacatgttaattatggtatcagatgcagGTAATTGTAAcatgtggcacccgggccccacttggcgggtttcggggcgtcacattgtggtatcatagcattaggttatagattctatagactttaagattgattaataccagagtataggtatgaataaggataaggataggaatgagTAGATTAGGATATTGATAGGAGATTCTGAGTTTTGTTTCAtagcttagaggcagaaatcccttcaTAAACTTCTATGAGTTTCTGAATCCGgtcagtttcagaaaaccacggtaaatccattgatggtgatgttCCTAAGCAGAGAGATTGGAACTCAGAATTAGAAGTTGAGGGTTAGGTTGATTTTGGgataagctagttgtttgatattttaattaagaatttaaatGTTAAATTGATTTGTTGTTCTATAATTTATTAGCGAATTTAaaggacaaaattcttttaaggagaggagaatgtaacgacccaaaataataataataataataataataataatttatattacttaattaataattattattaaattaattaattcatttgaaatttggttatatatactatatatatatatataaatactataaGTAAGTATTAGATGaattttgggatatatatatatatatatatatacgtatatataaaagtttaaagtgtggataaaggaaagaaagagaaaaaaaaaaaaaaaaaaaaattaaaggctaAGTTTCCTGCTGGAACAAAGTAGgaagaggaaaaaagaaaaaaaaaattcttctcacGCGCAGAAcaggaaggaaagggaaagaaaaaaaaaaaaaaaaattctctcacctcacgctctccactcctcttctctctacgatttcacgGCGGATTCttgcccaattgaaaatccaagAATACCACCGAACTctattctccgccaccgacatatctatcgaagtggatttgttgtaagagtaacgtgggcatatctcctgaggtaagccaaattctcattcttgtctcaatttttcctaaattttaagtcaaatgggcgatcggacatcaccacgagaatctagggatgattctctacaaatctagcggagcaaatttctcatggggtcgttgtggaaatagccccaaaactaggataaatgggttatttagaaattaattgttatttaattactgTAAATTAgtaaaggttaaaataatattttattggaattcgtttgattgaatcagggttcggatgagcgttgcgggtataattttgggaaccctgtAGGCGTggtttaggaaatcaggtaagagggaataaaattatatcagtattttattaaggtaaacCAGTTATCTacaagcatatgaaatttattatttatctataagattttcagaatagcctgattactggaaaaatgatgatttttgtttaagatttatatttaggataattgcatatgatattacattcgtgtgacatgggaataattttttctaataaattgaatataaattgctgtggcatttgggtttgcatgtggggatgtttggaatgattatgacatgatgaataaattgttatgtttgactcctgtgtggaaatgtattgatttgttgGGATACTAtatgggaaatgaattgatctgtttgattcctatgtggaaatgcattgatgcgtctgtatgaattaattggtgtggttattcgtatgcatctcaatataacattggcatgaggaggttgttatattgcctagatataaatcatgacatgacgttggcaggtcgaggagctcatcaaattgtcatttatatggggtaggacattgacTGGTCGAGGAGCTTGTCCCACTGATATACGATGGGTAGGTCATAGGGATTGGATactagtgaatagtggtgcctgtgtgggccacgtgtcgcggaagctggagtggtgcctgtgtgggtcacgttatatcTTGTATGGATAATGAcgtctgtgtgggccatgttatgtaccctgtgtgggtagtagtgcctgtgtgggccatgttatatcctgtgtggataatggtgcctgtgtgggccatgttatataccctgtgtgggtagtggtgcctgtgtgggccacgtgtagataaaaagtacgtaggtgcctgtgtgggccacgtactgacat
This region includes:
- the LOC131147874 gene encoding zinc transporter 6, chloroplastic — its product is MAAMGCATDTARALACRDGRAATHLKLISIGVIFTTSVVGISSPVMLARVFHGKPVYDKAVLVIKCFAAGVILSTSLVHVLPDAFAALADCQVASHHPWKDFPFAGLVTLVGALLALLVDVAATSHAHGGAAAAAQYAPVGTGEEAARIGKKLVELGLESGVCCGGGGGGGGGTGEEEVAAAATAEEEAEKVKQRLVSQVLEIGIIFHSVIIGVTMGMSQNKCTIRPLVAALAFHQIFEGMGLGGCIAQAGFSVGTTAYMCFLFSATTPLGIVMGMVLFSVTGYDDSNPKALILEGLLGSVSSGILIYMALVDLIAVDFFHNKMMSSDPRLKKAAYLALTLGSTAMSILALWA